In Novosphingobium sp. MMS21-SN21R, a single genomic region encodes these proteins:
- the ftsZ gene encoding cell division protein FtsZ — MSINIGPPAIDELRPRITVIGVGGAGGNAIANMINAKIEGVDFIVVNTDAQALNNSIVENRIQLGPDITQGLGAGARPEVGRAAAEETLEDLERALEGVHMVFIAAGMGGGTGTGAAPVIAEAARRKGVLTVGVVTKPFLFEGTRRMRAADSGIEELQKHVDTLIVIPNQNLFLVAKAETTFKEAFQLADEVLQQGVRSITDLMVMPGLINLDFADVRSVMGEMGKAMMGTGEGHGPNRALEAAERAIANPLLDGVSMQGAKGVIISIIGGDDMKLLEVDEAANHIRELVDPNANIIWGSAFNPDLDGKIRVSVVATGIEQSVEQAEVASRPVSIPSTSRGPAVPSAAPAAPSFAPPPPAAEPAQQPSWTPAAEQVQPAQAAVEPEPEALDLTLDLSEAQEAPADAGNGELSLGGLEAPEEPAPAAEPAMPRLGRAPEAAPAKPAGGSTLFERMANLSRGNRDEDEADEGSALNIPRFLGRQNNQ; from the coding sequence ATGAGCATCAACATCGGACCGCCGGCCATCGACGAACTTCGTCCCCGGATCACGGTGATCGGCGTTGGCGGCGCAGGCGGCAATGCCATCGCCAACATGATCAACGCCAAGATCGAAGGTGTGGACTTCATCGTCGTCAACACCGATGCTCAGGCGCTGAACAATTCCATCGTCGAAAACCGCATCCAGCTCGGGCCTGACATCACGCAGGGCCTTGGTGCAGGCGCGCGTCCCGAAGTTGGCCGCGCTGCTGCCGAGGAAACGCTCGAGGATCTCGAACGCGCGCTTGAAGGCGTGCACATGGTGTTCATCGCCGCCGGGATGGGCGGCGGCACCGGCACCGGCGCTGCTCCGGTTATCGCCGAGGCCGCGCGCCGCAAGGGCGTGCTGACGGTCGGCGTGGTCACCAAGCCGTTCCTGTTCGAAGGCACGCGCCGCATGCGTGCTGCGGATTCGGGTATCGAGGAACTGCAGAAGCACGTCGATACGCTGATCGTTATCCCGAACCAGAACCTCTTTCTGGTGGCCAAGGCGGAAACGACCTTCAAGGAAGCGTTCCAGCTTGCTGATGAAGTCCTGCAGCAGGGCGTCCGTTCCATCACCGATCTCATGGTCATGCCCGGCCTGATCAACCTCGACTTTGCCGACGTCCGTTCGGTCATGGGCGAGATGGGCAAGGCGATGATGGGCACCGGCGAAGGCCACGGCCCGAACCGCGCGCTTGAAGCTGCAGAACGCGCGATTGCCAATCCGCTGCTCGATGGCGTGTCGATGCAGGGTGCCAAGGGCGTGATCATCTCGATCATCGGCGGCGACGACATGAAGCTGCTCGAAGTCGACGAAGCGGCCAACCACATCCGCGAACTCGTTGATCCCAATGCGAATATCATCTGGGGTTCGGCGTTCAACCCCGACCTCGACGGCAAGATCCGCGTGTCGGTGGTTGCCACCGGTATCGAACAAAGCGTGGAGCAGGCGGAAGTCGCCTCGCGCCCGGTCTCGATCCCGTCGACATCGCGCGGTCCGGCCGTGCCATCCGCCGCGCCTGCTGCCCCTTCGTTCGCTCCGCCGCCGCCCGCTGCTGAACCTGCACAGCAACCAAGCTGGACCCCTGCTGCCGAGCAGGTTCAGCCTGCGCAGGCTGCCGTCGAACCGGAACCTGAGGCGCTCGACCTCACGCTTGATCTGTCCGAAGCACAGGAAGCCCCTGCCGATGCCGGCAATGGCGAACTCTCGCTGGGCGGCCTCGAAGCGCCTGAAGAGCCTGCTCCTGCTGCGGAACCGGCGATGCCGCGCCTTGGCCGTGCACCCGAGGCGGCCCCGGCCAAGCCAGCCGGTGGCAGCACGCTGTTCGAACGCATGGCCAACCTCTCGCGCGGAAATCGTGACGAGGACGAAGCCGACGAAGGCAGCGCGCTCAATATTCCGCGCTTCCTTGGCCGCCAGAACAATCAGTAA
- a CDS encoding D-alanine--D-alanine ligase translates to MTLPKLHVAVLMGGWSSERPVSLMSGEGVAKALESKGHRVTRIDMDRDVALRLSDAKPDVVFNALHGTPGEDGSIQGLMDIMGLTYTHSGLATSVIAIDKELTKQALVPHGIPMPGGRIVQTEELYRADPLPRPYVLKPVNEGSSVGVAIVTADGNYGNPIARDSKGPWQEFDHLLAEPFIRGRELTTAVIGDRALLVTELRPKSGFYDFDAKYTDGMTEHVCPAEIPDDIAEACKQIALRSHQLLGCKGTSRSDFRWDDEQGVEGLFLLEVNTQPGMTPLSLVPEQAKALGMDYPDLVEAIIAEALHDSGKG, encoded by the coding sequence GTGACTCTGCCTAAACTCCATGTCGCCGTGCTGATGGGTGGCTGGTCGAGCGAACGCCCGGTCAGCCTGATGTCGGGCGAGGGTGTGGCCAAGGCGCTGGAATCGAAGGGCCACCGGGTCACGCGGATCGACATGGACCGCGATGTTGCGCTGCGCCTGTCGGACGCGAAGCCCGATGTGGTCTTCAACGCGCTGCACGGCACGCCTGGTGAGGACGGTTCGATCCAGGGCCTGATGGACATCATGGGCCTGACCTATACGCACTCAGGGCTGGCCACCTCTGTCATCGCGATCGACAAGGAACTCACCAAACAGGCGTTGGTGCCGCACGGCATCCCGATGCCGGGTGGGCGCATCGTGCAGACCGAAGAGCTTTATCGCGCCGATCCGCTGCCGCGTCCTTATGTGCTCAAGCCCGTTAACGAAGGTTCGTCGGTGGGCGTCGCCATCGTCACGGCGGACGGCAACTATGGCAATCCGATTGCCCGCGACAGCAAGGGGCCGTGGCAGGAATTCGATCACCTGCTCGCGGAACCCTTCATCCGGGGCCGCGAACTGACCACGGCGGTCATCGGCGACCGTGCGTTGCTCGTCACCGAACTCAGGCCCAAGTCGGGCTTCTACGATTTCGATGCGAAATATACCGACGGCATGACCGAGCATGTCTGCCCGGCGGAAATCCCGGATGACATCGCCGAGGCCTGCAAGCAGATCGCCCTGCGGTCGCACCAGTTGCTTGGCTGCAAGGGCACCAGTCGCTCCGATTTCCGCTGGGATGACGAGCAGGGCGTGGAAGGTTTGTTCCTGCTTGAGGTCAACACCCAGCCGGGCATGACCCCGCTCAGCCTCGTGCCCGAACAGGCCAAGGCGCTGGGTATGGACTACCCCGACCTCGTCGAGGCGATCATCGCCGAAGCGCTCCACGATTCCGGAAAGGGCTGA
- the murD gene encoding UDP-N-acetylmuramoyl-L-alanine--D-glutamate ligase: MIVSPAFSGKRYAVLGLARSGLASAESLLASGAHVTVWDSREEPRAAFDGRADIADPLTIDLTGFDGVVVSPGVPLNRHPIAEHARAAGVPVIGDIELFAQARTNLPAHRVVGITGTNGKSTTTMLVHHICAAAGLAVRLGGNIGLPILGQEPLPEGGIYVLELSSYQIDLTQSLACDVAALINLSPDHLDRYEGFAGYAASKARLFAMQGGVQHAIFGRGDEHTLAIAADVSAHRDAAFVHIVEPATLEGQSEWPSLQGPHNLQNAAIAVEIVSQLGIGEDVWRPALASFVGLPHRMERVAEAGGVLYVNDSKATNPASTAPALGAYPRIHWILGGLPKSDNLDECAPYFDHVVAAYTIGEAGPRFAEILDPVMPVTRSEMLCDAVRQAMDAAQPGDVVMLSPACASFDQFRDFEARGDNFRQIVSALIEDREAPCPPGGGQ, from the coding sequence ATGATCGTCTCGCCCGCCTTTTCCGGCAAGCGCTATGCGGTGCTTGGTCTTGCCCGCTCAGGGCTGGCCAGCGCCGAAAGCCTGCTGGCGAGCGGGGCACACGTTACCGTCTGGGACAGCCGGGAAGAGCCGCGTGCTGCGTTTGATGGCCGCGCCGACATTGCCGATCCTCTGACGATTGATCTCACGGGATTCGATGGCGTAGTCGTCTCCCCCGGCGTTCCGCTGAACCGCCATCCGATTGCCGAACATGCCCGCGCTGCAGGCGTGCCGGTGATTGGCGATATCGAATTGTTTGCGCAAGCCCGCACCAATCTTCCCGCTCACCGCGTCGTTGGCATCACTGGAACCAATGGCAAGTCGACCACGACGATGCTGGTCCATCACATCTGCGCCGCTGCGGGACTTGCGGTGCGCCTCGGCGGCAATATCGGACTGCCGATCCTCGGGCAGGAGCCTTTGCCCGAAGGCGGCATCTATGTGCTCGAACTGTCGAGCTACCAGATCGACCTGACGCAAAGCCTCGCCTGCGATGTGGCGGCGCTGATCAACCTCAGCCCCGATCACCTGGACCGGTACGAAGGTTTCGCCGGATATGCGGCGTCGAAGGCCCGGCTGTTTGCGATGCAGGGGGGCGTGCAGCACGCAATCTTCGGCCGTGGTGACGAGCATACGCTGGCGATTGCTGCAGACGTTTCGGCCCATCGTGACGCAGCGTTCGTGCATATCGTCGAACCTGCAACGCTCGAAGGCCAGTCAGAATGGCCCTCGCTCCAAGGCCCGCACAACCTGCAGAACGCCGCCATAGCGGTCGAAATCGTCAGCCAACTTGGCATTGGCGAGGACGTCTGGCGTCCCGCGCTGGCGTCCTTCGTCGGTCTGCCACACCGCATGGAGCGCGTGGCCGAGGCGGGCGGCGTGCTCTACGTCAACGACAGCAAGGCGACCAATCCCGCCTCGACCGCGCCCGCGCTCGGCGCCTATCCTCGCATTCACTGGATTCTCGGCGGCTTGCCCAAGAGCGACAACCTTGATGAATGCGCGCCCTATTTTGATCATGTCGTGGCTGCCTACACGATCGGTGAAGCAGGCCCGCGCTTTGCCGAAATCCTTGATCCGGTCATGCCGGTCACGCGCAGCGAAATGCTGTGCGATGCGGTGCGGCAGGCGATGGACGCGGCGCAGCCGGGCGATGTGGTCATGCTCTCGCCCGCTTGCGCAAGTTTCGACCAGTTCCGGGATTTCGAAGCGCGGGGCGACAACTTCCGCCAGATCGTGAGCGCCTTGATCGAGGACCGCGAAGCGCCCTGTCCGCCCGGTGGCGGACAATGA
- a CDS encoding FtsW/RodA/SpoVE family cell cycle protein yields MPDGGVRVVGHGARFRRSRRSELLIWWREIDRVLLGLVLFLVAIGCIAVAAASPASAHRLSTSAKSLGDLYFFWIHLRWVAVGMVAMFFASVLPKEAARRGAILLAAAMVVALVLVPLVGSEVKGAKRWLWIGFSLQPSEFLKPGFAIAIAWILSWRVRDPNIPVIPITIAIMALVSALLMAQPDFGSTVLFGGVWFVLVLLSGLSINKVLWSMGAGVVGVVAAYLFYPNATHRIDSFISGGSEFDQVDLAMRTLLNGGWSGAGLWLGSRKNALPEAHTDYIFSVIGEEFGLIACAVVVAVYCAIALRVLMRLLDEDDLFTILAAAGLTAQLVGQAFINILVNLQLFPSKGMTLPLISYGGSSTIALLMGVGLLLAITRRNPYLTREKFDISELLRK; encoded by the coding sequence ATGCCCGATGGCGGCGTACGCGTAGTGGGCCATGGCGCGCGGTTCCGCCGCAGCCGCCGTAGCGAACTGCTGATCTGGTGGCGCGAGATTGACCGCGTGCTGCTTGGACTGGTGCTGTTTCTCGTGGCGATCGGCTGCATCGCCGTCGCTGCGGCATCGCCCGCCAGCGCACACCGGTTGTCGACTAGCGCCAAGTCTCTGGGTGATCTCTACTTCTTCTGGATTCACTTGCGCTGGGTCGCGGTGGGCATGGTGGCGATGTTCTTCGCCTCGGTCCTGCCCAAGGAAGCAGCGCGGCGAGGGGCGATCCTGCTGGCGGCGGCCATGGTCGTCGCACTGGTGCTGGTTCCGCTGGTCGGCAGCGAGGTCAAAGGGGCCAAGCGCTGGCTGTGGATCGGTTTCAGTTTGCAGCCCTCGGAATTCCTCAAGCCCGGTTTTGCCATTGCGATTGCGTGGATCCTGTCGTGGCGCGTGCGTGATCCGAACATCCCGGTCATCCCGATCACCATTGCGATCATGGCGCTGGTCAGCGCGCTGCTGATGGCCCAGCCGGACTTCGGTTCGACGGTCCTGTTCGGCGGGGTGTGGTTCGTGCTCGTGCTGCTGTCGGGCCTGTCGATCAACAAGGTGCTGTGGTCGATGGGTGCGGGCGTGGTCGGCGTGGTCGCGGCTTACCTGTTCTACCCCAACGCAACCCACCGTATCGACAGCTTCATTTCGGGTGGCAGCGAGTTCGATCAGGTCGATCTCGCCATGCGCACCCTGCTCAACGGTGGGTGGAGCGGGGCAGGGCTGTGGCTCGGCAGCCGCAAGAACGCTCTGCCCGAAGCGCACACCGACTACATCTTTTCGGTGATCGGAGAGGAATTCGGGCTGATTGCCTGCGCGGTGGTGGTGGCAGTCTATTGCGCCATCGCGCTGCGCGTGCTGATGCGCCTGCTCGATGAGGACGATCTGTTCACGATCCTTGCGGCGGCCGGGCTGACCGCGCAGCTCGTGGGCCAGGCTTTCATCAACATCCTTGTGAACCTGCAACTTTTCCCCTCGAAAGGCATGACCTTGCCGCTGATCAGTTACGGCGGATCGTCGACCATCGCGCTGCTCATGGGCGTGGGGCTGCTGCTCGCGATCACCCGGCGCAATCCGTACCTGACGCGGGAAAAGTTCGATATTTCGGAACTTCTACGCAAATGA
- the ftsA gene encoding cell division protein FtsA, giving the protein MATPRISKVFAAVNIGSFRVSAMIAGLSETGEMVVLGSGHRAAQGIKRGYVTDMQAATHSVRDAIERAEKMANIGIQKVWIGCSGAGLASTTARVEVEIGGRRIEQDDIEHLLVAGREMIEPDGRTVLHAQPAHYTLDGAHGVPNPKGLHAERLAVDIHVMLADGAPIRNLTEAVQNAHLDVEAVVGSPVAAGHACLTPEERELGVALVEFGAEVTTVSVYAAGMLLGMQMIQYGSGDITDAIASAFGIRRYQAERLKCMSGSAIASPADHREMIPVNAPGDPEGGPVARHADDKNRIPRAELISVITQQLGFFTEEVSKALKSMGFVGQTGQQVVLTGGGAQLPGLADYAQSALGRPVRIGSPPTMLGLPPGHATPSSSTLVGLVLFAAADPVDIRAIGPAYTPTGSYKGTKLLSRLVRAVRDYF; this is encoded by the coding sequence ATGGCAACGCCCCGCATTTCCAAGGTTTTTGCTGCCGTAAACATCGGCTCATTCCGCGTCTCTGCGATGATCGCGGGGCTGTCCGAAACGGGCGAGATGGTCGTGCTCGGATCGGGCCACCGCGCCGCGCAAGGGATCAAGCGCGGCTATGTGACCGACATGCAGGCCGCCACCCATTCGGTCCGCGATGCGATCGAGCGCGCCGAGAAGATGGCCAATATCGGCATCCAGAAGGTTTGGATTGGCTGCTCGGGCGCAGGCCTTGCCAGCACCACGGCGCGGGTCGAGGTCGAAATCGGCGGGCGGCGGATCGAGCAAGACGATATCGAGCATCTGCTGGTGGCTGGGCGCGAGATGATCGAGCCCGATGGCCGCACCGTGCTTCACGCCCAGCCTGCGCACTACACGCTTGATGGCGCGCACGGCGTACCCAATCCCAAAGGCCTCCATGCAGAGCGGCTTGCGGTCGACATCCATGTAATGCTCGCCGACGGCGCGCCGATCCGCAATCTGACCGAGGCAGTGCAGAATGCGCATCTCGACGTCGAAGCGGTGGTCGGCTCGCCGGTCGCGGCAGGCCACGCCTGTCTGACGCCCGAAGAGCGAGAGCTTGGCGTTGCGCTGGTCGAATTCGGCGCGGAAGTTACCACCGTTTCGGTCTATGCGGCGGGCATGTTGCTCGGCATGCAGATGATCCAGTACGGATCGGGTGATATCACTGACGCCATCGCCTCTGCTTTCGGCATCCGGCGTTATCAGGCAGAACGGCTCAAGTGCATGTCCGGCTCGGCCATCGCCAGCCCTGCCGATCATCGCGAAATGATTCCGGTCAACGCGCCGGGCGATCCCGAAGGGGGGCCGGTGGCGCGCCATGCCGACGACAAGAACCGCATCCCCCGCGCTGAACTGATCTCGGTCATCACCCAGCAACTTGGCTTCTTCACCGAAGAGGTGTCCAAGGCGCTGAAGTCCATGGGTTTTGTCGGCCAGACCGGGCAACAGGTCGTGTTGACTGGCGGCGGCGCGCAATTGCCGGGCCTTGCCGATTATGCACAGTCGGCACTGGGCCGTCCGGTGCGGATCGGTTCTCCGCCGACGATGCTTGGCCTGCCGCCCGGCCACGCCACGCCCAGTTCGTCCACGCTCGTCGGCCTCGTGCTGTTTGCTGCTGCCGATCCGGTCGATATTCGCGCCATCGGACCAGCCTATACCCCGACCGGTTCATACAAGGGGACGAAGCTGCTGAGTCGCCTGGTACGGGCGGTCAGGGACTATTTCTGA
- a CDS encoding FtsQ-type POTRA domain-containing protein codes for MAQTIKRGSKGVRRAAAARTTQRKVQTARQQTGTLLDSVMRWLPFSDETLHRIAMTLILAVAAVIVWTAVVMAGIPALVSEQAAIVASDAGFKVSHLEVRGVNRMNELKIYERILGQNDRAMTTLDLAALRDELNELPWVKDARVSRKLPDTLVIDIVERTPHAVLRKPDRLVLIDETGAELEPVRKDRAKGMLVLSGLGVGQRVQDLGHLLEAAPALKPQVSEAEWVGNRRWNLTFKTGQVLALPEGDEKAAGALLSFARMDGVNRLLGGKVAAFDMRAPDRIYMRVPGHADEVAAEERAADQAKAEAKRAETAAKSAAKSEEG; via the coding sequence ATGGCGCAGACGATCAAGCGGGGCAGCAAGGGCGTGCGGCGCGCAGCCGCAGCGCGCACCACGCAGCGCAAGGTCCAGACCGCCCGCCAGCAGACCGGAACGCTGCTCGACAGCGTGATGCGCTGGCTGCCGTTCAGTGATGAAACGCTGCACCGGATAGCGATGACGCTGATCCTTGCCGTCGCTGCTGTAATCGTCTGGACCGCCGTGGTCATGGCGGGCATTCCCGCGCTGGTTTCCGAGCAGGCGGCCATCGTCGCGTCCGACGCGGGCTTCAAGGTCAGCCATCTTGAAGTGCGCGGCGTCAATCGCATGAACGAACTCAAGATCTATGAGCGCATTCTCGGCCAGAACGACCGGGCGATGACCACGCTCGATCTTGCCGCGCTGCGCGATGAGCTTAACGAACTGCCGTGGGTCAAGGACGCACGCGTTTCGCGCAAGTTGCCCGATACGCTGGTGATCGACATTGTTGAACGCACCCCGCACGCGGTTCTGCGCAAGCCCGACCGCCTTGTCCTGATCGACGAAACCGGGGCCGAGCTTGAGCCGGTGCGCAAGGACCGCGCGAAGGGGATGCTGGTCCTGTCCGGCCTTGGCGTCGGCCAGCGCGTGCAGGATCTCGGGCATCTGCTCGAAGCCGCGCCTGCGCTGAAGCCGCAGGTGTCTGAAGCCGAATGGGTCGGCAATCGCCGCTGGAACCTGACCTTCAAGACGGGCCAGGTGCTTGCGCTGCCCGAAGGCGACGAAAAGGCTGCGGGTGCGCTGCTCAGCTTTGCACGGATGGACGGGGTCAATCGCCTGCTTGGCGGCAAGGTGGCCGCGTTCGACATGCGCGCGCCCGACCGCATCTATATGCGGGTGCCCGGCCATGCTGACGAGGTCGCGGCTGAAGAGCGCGCAGCCGATCAGGCAAAGGCTGAAGCCAAGCGCGCTGAAACTGCCGCAAAATCTGCCGCCAAGTCCGAAGAGGGCTGA
- the murC gene encoding UDP-N-acetylmuramate--L-alanine ligase produces MKGVGTEIGTIHFVGIGGIGMSGIAEVMHNMGYAVQGSDMAEGYVVDGLRQRGIKVMIGQKTENVEGVAVVVTSTAVKRDNPEVVAALENRIPVVRRAEMLAELMRLKNTVAVAGTHGKTTTTSMVACLLDAGGVDPTVINGGIINSYGSNARLGDSDWMVVEADESDGSFLRLDGTLAVVTNIDPEHLDHYGSFDKVKSAFVEFIENVPFYGAAMLCIDHPEVQTIIPKVRDRRVVTYGFSAQADVRGEAVTPVPGGNRFTAVLRQRDGSFRRIEGIELPMPGRHNVQNALAAVAVAVEMGVSDELICTGFAKFGGVKRRFTKVGDVDGITVIDDYGHHPVEIRAVLAAAREGVTGRVIAVAQPHRFSRLRDHMEDFQGAFNDADVVYAAPVYAAGEPPIEGVNSAAMVEGIKARGHRSAHLIDGPDALAKELAGIAQPGDMVVCLGAGDITKWAAGLADAIARERGQG; encoded by the coding sequence GTGAAGGGCGTCGGTACCGAGATCGGGACGATCCATTTCGTCGGCATTGGTGGCATAGGCATGTCGGGCATCGCCGAAGTCATGCACAACATGGGCTACGCGGTGCAGGGCTCGGACATGGCCGAAGGCTATGTTGTCGACGGCCTGCGTCAGCGCGGCATCAAGGTGATGATTGGCCAGAAGACCGAGAACGTCGAGGGTGTCGCGGTTGTGGTAACGTCCACTGCCGTGAAGCGCGACAATCCCGAGGTTGTCGCAGCGCTTGAAAACCGTATCCCGGTGGTGCGCCGCGCCGAAATGCTCGCCGAACTGATGCGGCTGAAGAATACCGTGGCCGTGGCAGGAACGCACGGGAAGACCACCACAACCTCGATGGTTGCCTGTCTGCTCGATGCGGGCGGGGTGGACCCGACCGTGATCAACGGCGGGATCATCAATTCCTACGGCTCCAACGCCCGCCTGGGTGACAGCGACTGGATGGTGGTCGAGGCCGACGAGAGCGACGGCTCGTTCCTGCGGCTCGACGGCACACTGGCGGTCGTCACCAACATCGATCCTGAACATCTCGACCATTATGGCTCGTTCGACAAAGTGAAGTCGGCTTTCGTCGAATTCATCGAAAACGTGCCGTTCTATGGCGCGGCAATGCTGTGCATCGATCATCCCGAAGTGCAGACGATCATCCCCAAAGTGCGCGACCGCCGCGTGGTGACTTACGGTTTTTCTGCGCAAGCCGACGTGCGCGGCGAGGCAGTCACTCCGGTGCCCGGCGGTAACCGCTTTACCGCAGTGCTGCGCCAGCGCGATGGCTCGTTCCGCCGGATCGAAGGCATCGAACTGCCGATGCCGGGCCGCCACAACGTGCAGAATGCGCTCGCCGCTGTTGCGGTGGCTGTGGAAATGGGCGTCTCGGACGAACTGATCTGCACAGGCTTTGCCAAGTTCGGCGGGGTCAAGCGCCGCTTCACCAAGGTCGGCGACGTCGATGGGATCACGGTGATCGACGATTACGGCCACCACCCGGTCGAAATCCGCGCGGTGCTCGCCGCGGCGCGCGAAGGTGTGACTGGCCGGGTCATCGCGGTCGCCCAGCCGCATCGTTTCAGCCGCCTGCGCGATCACATGGAAGATTTCCAGGGTGCGTTCAACGATGCCGATGTGGTCTATGCCGCCCCGGTCTATGCTGCGGGCGAACCGCCGATCGAAGGCGTGAACAGTGCGGCCATGGTCGAAGGCATCAAGGCACGCGGCCACCGCAGTGCACATCTGATCGATGGTCCGGATGCTTTGGCCAAGGAACTGGCGGGAATCGCGCAGCCAGGCGACATGGTCGTTTGTCTCGGCGCGGGCGACATTACCAAGTGGGCAGCTGGTTTGGCAGACGCGATTGCGCGCGAGAGGGGGCAGGGGTGA
- the murB gene encoding UDP-N-acetylmuramate dehydrogenase → MTTLSLPSVRGKLTPNAPLAPLVWFKSGGTADWLFEPKDVADLQEFLAGLAPGVPVMALGLGSNLIVRDGGVPGVVIRLGKAFAKVDKVDEVTLNCGGGASGILVSSTARDNGIAGLEFLRSIPGTVGGFVRMNGGAYGREVKDVLIDCDVVIRSGEIARLPVSELGYTYRHSDLVDGCIVVAARFRGRPGDPDVIQTEMDRISAAREASQPLRSKTGGSTFKNPDGGKAWELVDKAGCRGLTMGGAQVSEKHTNFLINTGTATSAEIEELGEEVRRRVKGHAGVDLEWEIKRIGRK, encoded by the coding sequence GTGACTACCCTCTCTCTGCCATCGGTGAGGGGCAAACTGACCCCCAATGCGCCACTTGCACCGCTGGTATGGTTCAAGTCCGGCGGCACGGCGGACTGGCTGTTCGAGCCGAAGGACGTGGCTGACCTTCAGGAATTTCTCGCAGGCTTGGCGCCGGGCGTTCCGGTCATGGCGCTCGGCCTCGGCTCCAACCTGATCGTCCGCGATGGCGGCGTTCCGGGGGTGGTCATCCGTCTTGGCAAGGCCTTCGCCAAAGTCGACAAGGTGGATGAGGTCACGCTCAATTGCGGCGGCGGTGCCAGCGGCATCCTCGTGTCGTCCACTGCGCGCGACAACGGCATCGCGGGCCTCGAATTCCTGCGCTCGATCCCCGGCACGGTGGGCGGCTTCGTCCGCATGAACGGCGGGGCTTACGGGCGCGAGGTCAAGGACGTGCTGATCGATTGCGACGTCGTGATCCGCTCCGGCGAGATTGCGAGGTTGCCGGTGTCAGAGCTTGGCTACACGTATCGCCATTCAGATCTCGTCGATGGCTGCATCGTAGTGGCCGCACGGTTCCGGGGGCGGCCCGGCGATCCTGACGTCATCCAGACAGAAATGGACCGCATCAGCGCCGCGCGCGAAGCATCTCAGCCGCTGCGTTCGAAGACTGGAGGCTCCACCTTCAAGAACCCGGATGGCGGGAAGGCATGGGAACTGGTCGACAAGGCCGGGTGCCGGGGGCTGACCATGGGTGGCGCGCAAGTCAGTGAAAAGCATACCAACTTCCTGATCAATACCGGCACTGCTACCAGCGCCGAGATCGAGGAACTGGGCGAGGAAGTCCGCCGCCGCGTGAAGGGTCACGCAGGCGTGGACCTCGAATGGGAAATCAAAAGGATTGGCCGCAAGTGA
- the murG gene encoding undecaprenyldiphospho-muramoylpentapeptide beta-N-acetylglucosaminyltransferase: protein MTGVSRHYVLAAGGTGGHLIPAFALAVELQRRGHHVALVTDERGAKIPGKPDFLPAHVLPAGRLGKNPIALWKGLRAIWQGRAMALRLFDSFDPSCVIGFGGYPALPALLAAHSAKVPTVIHEQNAVLGRVNRFLAKRVDAIATAYGEVERLDPKLWGKVHRVGNPVRPEVLALRGEPFPEFTEDSLFRVLVTGGSQGASVLSEVVPDGLAMLPPALRHRLQVTQQCRPEDLEAVRARYAAHEIPAELGTYFEDMQSRLAGTHLFIGRAGASTIAELTAVGRPAILIPLPIATDDHQAANTREIVAAGGARAIRQTGFTPKELAKQIQAMAQHPHTLANAAHAAWNCGLPNAVSDLADLVESFGAEPIMDVIRVDTRSTATSAQGQLA from the coding sequence ATGACCGGCGTCTCCAGACATTACGTTCTCGCTGCGGGCGGGACCGGTGGCCATCTCATCCCGGCCTTTGCGCTGGCGGTGGAGCTGCAGCGGCGCGGGCATCATGTGGCGCTGGTCACCGATGAGCGAGGGGCGAAGATTCCCGGCAAGCCCGATTTTCTGCCCGCGCATGTCCTGCCTGCCGGGCGTCTGGGCAAGAATCCGATTGCGCTGTGGAAAGGCCTGCGTGCGATCTGGCAGGGCCGGGCCATGGCGCTGCGCCTGTTCGACAGCTTCGATCCTTCGTGCGTGATCGGGTTCGGCGGTTACCCCGCACTGCCCGCGCTGCTGGCTGCCCATTCGGCGAAGGTCCCGACGGTGATCCACGAACAGAACGCGGTGCTGGGCCGCGTCAATCGCTTCCTGGCAAAGCGCGTGGACGCCATTGCCACCGCTTATGGCGAAGTGGAGCGGCTTGATCCCAAGCTGTGGGGCAAGGTTCACCGCGTCGGCAATCCTGTCCGCCCCGAAGTGCTCGCGCTGCGCGGCGAGCCTTTCCCCGAGTTCACCGAGGATAGCCTGTTCCGTGTGCTGGTGACCGGCGGGAGTCAGGGCGCGTCGGTCCTGTCCGAAGTCGTCCCCGATGGTCTGGCGATGTTGCCGCCAGCGCTGCGTCACCGCCTGCAGGTGACCCAGCAGTGCCGGCCGGAAGACCTTGAAGCCGTCCGCGCCCGCTACGCCGCGCATGAGATTCCGGCCGAACTCGGCACCTATTTCGAGGATATGCAATCGCGCCTTGCCGGCACGCACCTGTTCATCGGCCGTGCGGGGGCATCGACAATCGCGGAACTTACCGCCGTCGGCCGCCCTGCCATCCTGATCCCTCTGCCGATTGCAACGGACGATCATCAGGCCGCAAACACGCGCGAGATCGTGGCGGCAGGCGGCGCGCGCGCCATCCGCCAGACCGGCTTCACCCCCAAGGAACTTGCGAAGCAGATTCAGGCCATGGCCCAGCATCCCCACACACTTGCGAATGCGGCCCATGCCGCATGGAATTGCGGCCTGCCGAACGCCGTCAGCGATCTTGCCGACCTCGTCGAAAGTTTCGGTGCAGAACCGATCATGGACGTGATCCGCGTGGACACCCGTAGCACAGCCACCTCGGCGCAGGGGCAACTCGCGTGA